The Vibrio syngnathi DNA window CAGTTCGGATTCTTGCGCTGCTCGTGTCGCGGTTACTGTCGCTAGAATGCCACCGCCTTGCTTGGCGATGTCGGTGTAAGACACACCATTCAAACGTTGCTCAAACTCGTTGGCACGATTACCCGCAAATATAAGGTGAGTGTGGCAATCAATCAGCCCTGGAGTGACGAGCTTGTTTTTGCAGTCATAGGTGATGTAATCCGCAGAGCTATCAATGCTCGGTTGTTCTACCTCAGAAGCAAGTACGCCTTGGTTTGAACAAGAGATGGACACGATCTTACCGTCTTCGATAACGATATCTTGAGGGGAAGAGGGCTGATAACCATCGGCTCCCGAACTCATGGAGACCACTCGTGCGTTTTTGAGGATCAAATTCATAATCACCTAGATCTTTGCTAAACATTAAATGTATATACAAATAAATAGGCTAAACGCTGACCCGAATCAAGTTGATGTTGCAAAAATGTGATCGTCGATCAGGATGATGTTCTTTAATCTAGAAGTATCTTGGAGCTTAATTTGTACTTAGAACCAGGATGGTAGAGCAATGCAAAGCTGATTAGGCGCTCTTTACTCCATGTTCTTCTATTCAAAAGTAGGCAAGGCTCTGATTCAGATAGTTTTAGTGACGTTCTGATTTGAGAGTCAGGAATAATGGCTTCAACCGTGTGCTCGATAGCACTTAACGGGCAGCTTTTTGAAAGGTATTCATTGGGTGTCGAGGTTGAAAAGTCTTGCTCTAGGTATTTTGGGGCGGCTTGAGAGTTCACCCAACGCGCTTCCAGTTGTATCGGTGCGTTGTCGGCAAAGTGTATGATTTCACTATAGAACACTTCAGCATTGATCATCACTCCTAACCGTGTAGCCGTGCTTTCATCAGCTTTGATGCTATCGTGTTTGATAACTTGGCTAGTATACGTTTGGCCACGGTCTTTGATCTCTTGCGCGATGTTGTTGATATCAAGCAGCGGAGATTGCGCTTTTTCGTCTGGTTCACAAACAAAAGTGCCGAGCCTTGGCTTCCTGATGAGTTTGCCTTCAGACACCAGATCTCGAATGGCTTTATTCACTGTCATTCGACTCACTTTGAACTGCTCAGTGAGTTCTAGCTCTGTGGTTATCTGGTAACCCACTGGCCAGTGACCACTGGTGATATTGTCGTCTATGAACTGTTTTATCTGAAGGTAGAGCGGCGCTTTCGACATAATGAAACCTTATTTGATTATACAAATAGAGTAACGGATTTATTCACGATTTCAACATTTCCTCGGGCAATGTGACCTTATTCAACATAGATGGGGCAAATTGCTTGATTCTGTGAGGCAAGTGTCGCAAATTGTCACGCAATAACTATTCGTAAATCAGATAA harbors:
- the hutC gene encoding histidine utilization repressor, with translation MSKAPLYLQIKQFIDDNITSGHWPVGYQITTELELTEQFKVSRMTVNKAIRDLVSEGKLIRKPRLGTFVCEPDEKAQSPLLDINNIAQEIKDRGQTYTSQVIKHDSIKADESTATRLGVMINAEVFYSEIIHFADNAPIQLEARWVNSQAAPKYLEQDFSTSTPNEYLSKSCPLSAIEHTVEAIIPDSQIRTSLKLSESEPCLLLNRRTWSKERLISFALLYHPGSKYKLSSKILLD